A segment of the Amycolatopsis thermophila genome:
GCAGCGAAGCCGGCCGCAGGAAATCCACAGTGGACACCCGCTGCACGGCGCGGCCGCCGATGCGCAGCGGGTCGACCAGCGCGTCGGCGAGCCCGGCCGTGCCGGCCGGCCCGTCGACGGCGACGCGCACCCACGGCCGCGGCAGCGCGAGCACCCGCTCCGCCAGCTCGTCCACGAGACGCTCGAAGGTGATCGGCCGGTATCGCACGATGTCCCATCGTGCCCCATCGACGGGCCGGAACGGGCGGTGCCTCCTCGCCACGCCGGCGAGCCGGCGGCGCGGCGGGCACGAATCACGGGCGTGGTCCGTTGATCCCATGCCGGAGCACGAACGTCACTGGGAGGACCACGAGATGCCCGTGGTGGACGAACCGATCAGGCTCGACGAGGCCATCATCCAGGACCCGCACGCCCTGTACCGGAAGCTGCGCGAGGACGGGCCGGTCCGCCCGGCGATCATGCCGCACGGCATGCGCGTGTGGCTGGTCTCGGGATACGCGGAGGCCAAGGCGCTGCTCGCCGATCCGCGTCTGAGCAAGGACGCGAACCGGGCGCAGGAGCTGTTCCGGGACCGGATCACCGCGGCGGGCGGCGAACCCGGGCCGGACCCGTCGGGCGCGCTGCTGCGGTTCCACATGCTCAACACCGACCCGCCGGACCACACCAGGCTGCGCAAGCTGGTGAACAAGGCCTTCACCGCGCGCACCGTGGCCCGGCTGCGCCCGCGCATCGAGCAGATCACCGACGACCTCCTGGACGCGATGGCCGCGCGCGGGCGGGTGGACCTGCTGGACGCGTTCGCCTATCCGCTGCCGATCACGGTGATCTGCGAGCTGCTCGGCATCCCGGAGTCCGAGCGCGGCGACTTCCGCGAGTGGTCCAACACGCTGCTCAACTCGGGCCCGCAGGAGAACTTCCACGACGCGGCCCGCGCGATGGCGGCCTACCTCACGGCCCTGGTGGAGGCCAAGCGGGCCGAGCCGACCCAGGACCTGCTGTCCGACCTGGTGCACGTCTCGGACGAGGGCGACCAGCTCTCGCACGAGGAACTGGTGGCGATGGCGTTCCTGTTGCTGGTGGCCGGTCACGAGACGACGGTCAACCTGATCGGCAACAGCGTGCTGGCGCTGCTGCGCCACCCGGACCAGCTCGCGAAGCTCCGTGCGGACCCCTCGCTGCTGCCCGGCGCGGTCGAGGAGTTCCTGCGGTTCGAGGGGCCGATCAACATCGCGACCCTGCGGTTCACCGCGGAGCCCGTGCCGATCGGGGACGTCGAGATCCCGGCGAACGAGTTCGTGATGATCTCGCTGGTCGGTGCCAACCGGGACGGCGACCGGTTCGACGAGCCCGATCGTCTCGACGTGACCCGCCCGGCCGGTGGTCACCTGGCGTTCGGGCACGGCATCCACTACTGCGTCGGCGCGCCGCTGGCCCGGCTCGAAGCCGAAGTGGCCCTGGGCCGCCTGTTCGAGCGCTTTCCCGGGATCGAGCTGGACGGCGACCCGGGCGGACTCCGCTGGCGGGAGAGCACCCTGGTGCACGGCCTCGACGCGCTGCCGGTCGCGCTGCGCTGAGACGTCAGTGGCGATGGCGGTACACGACCACCGCCATCGCCACGCCCATCAGGCCGTGACCGACACCCATGAGCGCGCCACCGGTGATCAGGCCGGCCCAGTAGGGCACCAGCAGCAGGGCGAACGGCACGTACATCCACGCCGTCATCTCGATGATCGGGCGACGGCCGTGCCCGCGGAACCGCATCCACCCGGCCATCGGCAACGCCATCTCGGTCGCCATGATCAGGGCCCGCCAGCCGGTGTCGTCGAGCGCCGCGGACCAGCCGATCGCGGTCAGCCCGAGGCGGACGAGCGGGCCGAGAACGGTCATGCCCAGCCCCATCGCGATCCACATCTCGAGGTAGTGCAGCACGGCGCGGCGGGTGGCCGGCGAACGCCAGGTCAGTGCGGTCATCGCGGTCGCCTCCCTAGTGGATAGCTGAACTATCTATAATGGGAAGCTACCCTACCCATCAGGGGTACGTCCAGAGGAAGGGACGCCGCATGCGGATGGCCGAGCTGAGCCGGGAGTCAGGGGTTCCGGTCGCGACGATCAAGTACTACCAGCGCGAGGGGCTGCTCCCGCCCGGCGAGCTGACCAGTCCGAACCAGGCGCGCTACGGCGCGGCGCACGTGCGGCGGCTGAAGCTCGTCCGGGCCCTGCTGGAGATCGGGGGCCTGTCGATCGCGGCGGTGGGGGAGGTGCTGGCGGCGATCGACGAGCCGGCCACGTCGACGCACGACATCCTCGGCCTGGCCCAGCACGGCCTGCCGGCGGCCACGCAGGAGGTGACCGACGAGGAGCGGGCATGGGCGATGGGTCGCATCGAGGCGATGGCCGGGCGGCGGGGCTGGGAGGTGCACGCCGGGTCGCCGGTGGTCGAATCACTGGCCGGGGTCCTGTGCGCGTTGCGCCAGGTCGGTCACGAGTGGGTCCTGGACGAACTGGACACCTACGCCGCAGCCGCGGACACCGTCGCCGAGGCGGATGTGACCGCTGTGGCGAAGCTGGGGGCCACCGAGGCGGTCGTGGAGGGCGCTGTCGTCGGCACGGTGCTCGGCGACGCCCTGCTCGCCGCGCTCCGGCGGATGGCGCACGCGCAGGTTTCGCGGCGGCAGTTCTCCGTGTAGCCCGGGCATCTCGCCACCGGACAGCTCACTCGGTGACAATTCACCCGATCCAGGGTGAGCTGGACCACGGGCTCGATGGCTGACCACGAAAAGTGATCACTCGGGTCGATCTTCGATCAGACAAGTGACTTGCGCCCGGTGTGCCGCCGGCCATCCGTCACCACGCCTTGCCGTCTCTGTGATGACCCATTGTGAACAAAACGTGAGGATTTCTTTGCATATCGGACATCCAGGGCGTTTTTCGGTATCTGTGAAGCTACCGGCCGTCACTGCCGTCGGCCCGCTCGGTTCCTCCGCCCGTCGCGGAACTTCTCTTCACGGAGGCTTGAATGATCGACAACTCGGCTCGGGAGCGTGAGCACGCTCCGCCCCGCTCGTGGCGGTCCGCGCTGGACAACCTCCGCCACGACGCACCGGCCTCGCTGGTCGTCTTCCTGGTCGCGATCCCGCTGTCCCTGGGCATCGCGCTGGCCTCGGGTGCGCCCATCGTCGCCGGCCTGATCGCCGCGATCGTCGGTGGCGTCGTCGCCGGCGCGCTGGGCGGGTCACCGCTGCAGGTCAGCGGACCCGCGGCGGGGCTGACCGTTGTGATGGCGGACACGATCAACGAGTTCGGCTGGGCCGCCACCTGTGCGATCACCATGCTGGCCGGCGCACTGCAGATCCTGCTCGGGCTGAGCCGGATCGCGCGCGCCGCGCTCGCGCTCTCCCCGGCGATCGTGCACGGCATGCTCGCCGGCATCGGCGTCACGATCGTGCTATCGCAGCTCCCCATCGTCTTCGGCGCCACCGCGCGGAGCTCGCCGATCGACAACCTGCTGGCGCTGCCCGCGCAGATCCTCGACCCGCACGGCCCCGCGACCCTGATCGGCGTGGTCGCGCTCGGCATCGTGCTCGTGTGGGGCAAACTCCCCGCGGCGGTGCGGAAGGTGCCCGGCCCGCTGGCCGCGATCGTGATCGCGACGGTGCCGTCGGTCGTGGCGGGCATGAACGTGTCCCGTGTGGACGTTCCGGAGAACGTGCTGGACCTGACGTTCGTCCCGGAGTTCCCCGGCACGCGCTGGTTCGACTTCGCCGTCGCGGTCGTCACCATCGCGCTCGTCACCAGCGTCGCGAGCCTGCTCTCCGCGGTGGCCGTGGACAAGATGCACACCGGCCCGCGCGCCAACCTCGATCGCGAGCTGGTCGGCCAGGGCGCGGCGAACGTGGTGTCCGGCGCGTTCGGCGGTCTGCCGGTCGCCGGCGTGATCGTGCGCAGCTCGACGAACGTGCAGAGCGGCGCGCGGACGCGGGTTTCGGCGATCCTGCACGGCCTGTGGGTCCTGCTCTTCGTCGCGGTGCTTGCCGGGCTGCTGCGCAACATCCCGCTGGCGGCGCTCGCCGCGCTGCTGGTCCACGTCGGCGCGAAACTCGTGAACCCCGACCACATCAAGGAGTTGCGCCGCCACGGCGACCTGCCCGTGTACCTGGTCACCCTCGCCGGCGTGGTCGCGATCGACCTGCTCACTGGTGTCCTGATCGGTGTGGCGGTGGCCGCGCTGGTCATGCTGCGCCGTCTGCTGTGGTCCGGCATCCACGCCGAGCGCGACGGCGACCGGTGGCGCGTCGTCGTGGAGGGGGCGTTGTCCGCGCTCTCGATCCCGCGCCTGACCACAGTGCTCGGCGGCATCCCGCGCGGGACGACGGTGACCCTCGAACTCGTCGTGGACTACCTCGATCACGCCGCGTTCGACGCGCTGTCGGCCTGGCAGCACTCCCACGAGGAGGCCGGCGGTCAGGTGATCGTGGACGAGATCGGGCACCCCTGGTTCGAGCGGGGCAAGGCCGGCGAGCCGACCGTCCACAAGGGAAAGGCGCAGCGGATCGTGCCGCGCTGGTTCGCGCCCTGGTCCGAGTGGCAGCAGGCGTCCGCGGAGCCGCCGGTCGAGGTGCCGCGGCAGCGCCGGGGGCGGGACAGCTCGATGCGGCGCGGCATGCTCGAGTTCGAGCGGCGCACCTCGGAGCTGGTGCGGCCGATCCTGGGCAGGCTGGCCGACACCCAGCACCCGGAGACGCTGTTCATCACGTGCGGTGACGCGCGGATCGTGCCGAACCTGATCACCAGCAGCGGCCCCGGCGACCTGTTCACCGTCCGCAACATCGGCAATCTCGTGCCCGACCACGTGACCTGCGCGGACGGTGCGGACGCGTCGATCGGCGCCGCCGTCGAGTACGCGGTGGGGGTGCTGAAGGTGCGCGAGATCGTGGTCTGCGGCCACTCCTCGTGCGGGGCGATGAAGGCGCTGCTGACCGGCGCCCCGGACGGCGCGCCCGCGCTGCGGTCGTGGCTCAGGCACGCCGAGCCGAGTGTGGAGCGGGCCAGGACCCACCCGCCGATCCGCGTCGGGGACTCGCCGCCGGTGTCCGAGGCAGACCGCCTCGCGCTGCACAACGTCCTGCAGCAGCTGGACCGGCTGCGGGAGTACCCGGCGGTCGCCGCGGCCGAGGCCCGCGGCGAGGTCGACCTGGTCGGCATGTACTTCGAGGTCGGGGCCGCGCGGGTGCACCTGTACGACCCGAAGGCCGGCGCGTTCGTCTCCGCGGACGGCCTCGTGGCCGAACACGAGGAGGGCAACCCGATGGTCACGGGCTAGCCATACACCGGAAAGCCGCACGGCCGGCGCCGGTATTAGTGTCGAATCCCGTGAGCGTGCTGGTGGTGACCGGGACCGGGACCGGCGTCGGCAAGACCGCGGTGACCGCGGCCCTCGCCGCGCTCGCGCGCGCCGAGGGGCGGCGGGTCGCCGTGCTGAAACCCGCCCAGACCGGCGTGGGCCCGTCAGATCCCGGGGACGTGGACGAGGTGGCCCGGCTGGCCGGGGACGTCACGACACGCGAGCTGCGCCGCTACCCGGATCCGCTCGCCCCGGACGTCGCCGCGCGCCGCAGCGGTATCGCGCCGGTCGGTCCGGCGGAGGCGGCGCGGGCGGCGAGCGAGCTGGCCGAGTCCCACGACCTGGTGCTGGTCGAGGGCGCGGGCGGGCTGCTGGTCCGGTTCGACGCCGGCGGTGCGACCCTCGCCGACGTCGCGTGGGCGCTGTCGGCGCCGCTGCTCGTGGTCGCCGAAGCCGGCCTCGGGACGCTGAACGCTACGGCGCTGACCGCGGAGGTGGCGACCGCGCGCGGGCTGAACGTGCTCGGCGTGGTGATCGGGTCGTGGCCCGAGCGGCCGGACCTCGCCGCGCTGTGCAACGTCAGCGACCTGCCGGTGGCCGCAGGCTCGCCCCTCCTCGGCGCGCTGGCCGAGGGAGCGGGCGGCCTGGACCGGGCCGGGTTCCTGGAGGCCGCACGGGCGGGCCTGTCGCCGTGGTTCGGCGGTGATTTCGACGCCGAACGCTTCGACAAGGGCCTGTCCTCGCAGACGTGAGGCGCGCGGCACCCAGCGCCCGTCGTGGGTGTGCCGGTGACGGCGCCGGGCTGGACAGCGCGACGCGGCCGACACGGTGAGTACACGGGTGAGGCGACCGGCTAACCTCGTGGCGGCGGATCCACGCGGACGGAAAGGGGGCGCGGTGGCCGACTCGTCGCCGGTGCAGGCCAGGCCCGGAGCAGGCGGCCCGGAGCTGCCTGCCGTGCTGTTCGCCCGCAGGCCGCCACGCCCGCGCGTGGTCGTGAAGGCCGACCTGCTGCCCGCGGTCAGCCTGCTGTCGCTGATCGGGATCCTCGGCATCCCGCTGGGCT
Coding sequences within it:
- a CDS encoding cytochrome P450 family protein, which translates into the protein MPVVDEPIRLDEAIIQDPHALYRKLREDGPVRPAIMPHGMRVWLVSGYAEAKALLADPRLSKDANRAQELFRDRITAAGGEPGPDPSGALLRFHMLNTDPPDHTRLRKLVNKAFTARTVARLRPRIEQITDDLLDAMAARGRVDLLDAFAYPLPITVICELLGIPESERGDFREWSNTLLNSGPQENFHDAARAMAAYLTALVEAKRAEPTQDLLSDLVHVSDEGDQLSHEELVAMAFLLLVAGHETTVNLIGNSVLALLRHPDQLAKLRADPSLLPGAVEEFLRFEGPINIATLRFTAEPVPIGDVEIPANEFVMISLVGANRDGDRFDEPDRLDVTRPAGGHLAFGHGIHYCVGAPLARLEAEVALGRLFERFPGIELDGDPGGLRWRESTLVHGLDALPVALR
- a CDS encoding MerR family transcriptional regulator, which gives rise to MRMAELSRESGVPVATIKYYQREGLLPPGELTSPNQARYGAAHVRRLKLVRALLEIGGLSIAAVGEVLAAIDEPATSTHDILGLAQHGLPAATQEVTDEERAWAMGRIEAMAGRRGWEVHAGSPVVESLAGVLCALRQVGHEWVLDELDTYAAAADTVAEADVTAVAKLGATEAVVEGAVVGTVLGDALLAALRRMAHAQVSRRQFSV
- a CDS encoding bifunctional SulP family inorganic anion transporter/carbonic anhydrase, translating into MIDNSAREREHAPPRSWRSALDNLRHDAPASLVVFLVAIPLSLGIALASGAPIVAGLIAAIVGGVVAGALGGSPLQVSGPAAGLTVVMADTINEFGWAATCAITMLAGALQILLGLSRIARAALALSPAIVHGMLAGIGVTIVLSQLPIVFGATARSSPIDNLLALPAQILDPHGPATLIGVVALGIVLVWGKLPAAVRKVPGPLAAIVIATVPSVVAGMNVSRVDVPENVLDLTFVPEFPGTRWFDFAVAVVTIALVTSVASLLSAVAVDKMHTGPRANLDRELVGQGAANVVSGAFGGLPVAGVIVRSSTNVQSGARTRVSAILHGLWVLLFVAVLAGLLRNIPLAALAALLVHVGAKLVNPDHIKELRRHGDLPVYLVTLAGVVAIDLLTGVLIGVAVAALVMLRRLLWSGIHAERDGDRWRVVVEGALSALSIPRLTTVLGGIPRGTTVTLELVVDYLDHAAFDALSAWQHSHEEAGGQVIVDEIGHPWFERGKAGEPTVHKGKAQRIVPRWFAPWSEWQQASAEPPVEVPRQRRGRDSSMRRGMLEFERRTSELVRPILGRLADTQHPETLFITCGDARIVPNLITSSGPGDLFTVRNIGNLVPDHVTCADGADASIGAAVEYAVGVLKVREIVVCGHSSCGAMKALLTGAPDGAPALRSWLRHAEPSVERARTHPPIRVGDSPPVSEADRLALHNVLQQLDRLREYPAVAAAEARGEVDLVGMYFEVGAARVHLYDPKAGAFVSADGLVAEHEEGNPMVTG
- the bioD gene encoding dethiobiotin synthase, which codes for MSVLVVTGTGTGVGKTAVTAALAALARAEGRRVAVLKPAQTGVGPSDPGDVDEVARLAGDVTTRELRRYPDPLAPDVAARRSGIAPVGPAEAARAASELAESHDLVLVEGAGGLLVRFDAGGATLADVAWALSAPLLVVAEAGLGTLNATALTAEVATARGLNVLGVVIGSWPERPDLAALCNVSDLPVAAGSPLLGALAEGAGGLDRAGFLEAARAGLSPWFGGDFDAERFDKGLSSQT